A genomic segment from Micromonospora echinaurantiaca encodes:
- a CDS encoding antitoxin, with amino-acid sequence MSDFMDKAKDFADKHDKQVDQGLEKGGEMADKRTGGKYDEQIDKGVDQAQARTGEGDQAR; translated from the coding sequence ATGAGCGACTTCATGGACAAGGCCAAGGACTTCGCCGACAAGCACGACAAGCAGGTCGACCAGGGGCTGGAGAAGGGCGGCGAGATGGCCGACAAGCGCACCGGCGGCAAGTACGACGAGCAGATCGACAAGGGCGTCGACCAGGCCCAGGCGCGTACCGGCGAGGGCGACCAGGCGCGCTGA
- a CDS encoding hemerythrin domain-containing protein, whose protein sequence is MTETQTAAGQDVVDVLTADHREVETLFVELETRQGTPEHRRQLADVVIAELIRHAVAEEMYVYPLARKALPDGDQLAEHEISEHADAERTMKELESLDPSDPRFDPLLTHLTSTIRHHVQDEESDLFPRLRAAVAREELVELAGKVTAAKKAAPTRPHPAAPDHPPANRLLNPGTGLVDRMRDALSGRTTSTAELRDRQN, encoded by the coding sequence ATGACCGAGACACAGACCGCCGCCGGCCAGGACGTCGTCGACGTGCTGACCGCCGACCACCGCGAGGTGGAGACGCTCTTCGTCGAACTGGAGACCCGGCAGGGCACCCCCGAGCACCGCCGGCAGCTGGCCGACGTGGTGATCGCCGAGCTGATCAGGCACGCCGTCGCCGAGGAGATGTACGTCTACCCGCTGGCCCGCAAGGCGCTGCCGGACGGCGACCAGCTCGCCGAACACGAGATCAGCGAGCACGCCGACGCCGAACGGACCATGAAGGAGCTGGAGTCGCTGGACCCCTCCGACCCCCGCTTCGACCCGTTGCTGACCCACCTGACCAGCACCATCCGCCACCACGTGCAGGACGAGGAGAGCGACCTGTTCCCGCGGCTGCGCGCCGCGGTGGCCCGGGAGGAACTGGTGGAACTGGCCGGCAAGGTGACCGCTGCCAAGAAGGCGGCACCGACCCGGCCGCACCCGGCCGCACCGGACCACCCGCCAGCGAACCGGCTGCTCAACCCGGGCACCGGCCTGGTCGACCGGATGCGCGACGCGCTCAGCGGCCGCACCACCTCGACGGCCGAGCTGCGCGACCGGCAGAACTGA